In Gammaproteobacteria bacterium (ex Lamellibrachia satsuma), a single genomic region encodes these proteins:
- a CDS encoding DUF3426 domain-containing protein → MYTQCPHCQTLFRISAAQLTVAAGMARCCQCKSVFNAEENLRELPSTAEEPTSTETKETTLAESSQAPPLTETEIEEQNDGLAVEPDYYASGGESQMIDLLEGELPSEHFLIPEKKDTPLVDNVEHKNNFVLEDIADEPLDELESVLISETDELSITNDLDEITATEQQTAANYPEVQFIEPPKPFSGMLWGSGAIGLLLILGLQLIWQFRSEAIHYESGRQLLSVMCQALNCTPPQRRDLSRIEIEHRDLRLHPEHPQALSLQLNMTNNASFKQPYPQLQLSLFNDAGKLLATRLFEPSEYLPAGISANSPMPRFRLIEVMMELVDPGEDVTGFKFDFL, encoded by the coding sequence ATGTATACCCAATGCCCCCATTGCCAGACACTGTTCCGCATCAGCGCCGCACAGTTGACCGTTGCCGCCGGCATGGCCCGTTGCTGCCAGTGCAAATCAGTCTTCAATGCGGAAGAAAATTTGCGGGAGCTGCCCTCCACCGCTGAAGAACCCACCTCTACAGAGACCAAAGAAACCACTTTGGCTGAAAGCAGCCAGGCTCCACCACTCACCGAAACAGAGATCGAAGAACAGAACGACGGACTAGCGGTCGAACCCGACTACTATGCATCGGGCGGTGAGTCGCAAATGATCGATCTGCTCGAAGGCGAACTGCCATCCGAGCACTTTCTGATCCCCGAGAAAAAAGATACGCCTCTCGTCGACAATGTCGAACATAAAAACAATTTTGTGCTGGAGGATATCGCTGACGAACCACTGGATGAGCTCGAGTCCGTGCTCATCTCTGAAACCGATGAGCTATCGATCACAAACGATTTGGATGAAATAACGGCAACGGAACAACAAACAGCCGCCAACTACCCAGAGGTGCAGTTTATCGAACCCCCCAAGCCCTTTTCAGGCATGCTCTGGGGGTCAGGTGCCATTGGACTTCTTCTGATCCTGGGACTGCAATTGATCTGGCAGTTCCGCAGCGAGGCCATTCACTACGAAAGTGGCAGGCAACTTCTCTCGGTGATGTGCCAGGCACTCAACTGTACACCACCGCAACGCCGTGACCTCTCCCGAATAGAGATAGAACATCGGGATCTGCGCCTCCACCCCGAGCATCCTCAGGCACTGTCATTACAGCTCAACATGACAAACAATGCCTCTTTCAAACAGCCCTATCCCCAACTTCAACTCAGTCTTTTCAATGACGCCGGAAAGCTACTTGCAACCCGTCTCTTCGAACCATCGGAATACCTGCCCGCCGGGATCTCCGCCAATTCACCCATGCCGCGCTTTCGCCTCATCGAGGTCATGATGGAGTTGGTTGATCCAGGTGAAGACGTCACCGGTTTCAAGTTCGATTTCCTATAG
- a CDS encoding IS701 family transposase, producing MQAQRKNMERMEEVVAGADDQRLQHMLTESPWDHRAVLDQVALEADQWLGGTADTCLLLDESGLAKKGKHSVGVKRQWNGRQGKVDNCQVGVFAALGKGHLSTLIDERLYLPKEWVSNPARCRKAGIPEVERKHQSKSELALEMVRHQRTLGLRFAWVGADGGYGKDPAFLRGLEAMGETFVVDIHKDQQVYLEDPQPFIPESTTTRGRRRSRLQAQAARLRVDQWLNEQRDSEWQQVVLRDSSKGKLRVEILHHRVWLWDGKEAQAHQWHLIVRREVNSPETIKYTLSNAPEETPSHCLAKMQAQRFWVERSFQDGKSESGLADYQARKWKSWHHHMALVMMAMLFMLEERIVQKDDHPLLSCSDIESLLRAFLPRRDIERDEILRQMTKRHRKRQAAIDSQYRKQTLEQSVAG from the coding sequence ATGCAAGCGCAGAGAAAGAACATGGAACGCATGGAAGAGGTGGTTGCAGGCGCAGATGATCAGCGTCTCCAGCATATGCTCACCGAGTCCCCGTGGGATCATCGTGCGGTGTTAGACCAAGTGGCGCTGGAAGCCGATCAATGGCTGGGTGGAACCGCGGATACCTGTCTGTTGCTCGATGAGAGTGGCCTTGCCAAGAAGGGTAAACATTCAGTGGGGGTTAAACGCCAATGGAATGGCCGCCAGGGCAAGGTGGATAACTGCCAGGTTGGTGTATTCGCAGCACTGGGTAAAGGGCACTTGTCCACGCTGATAGATGAACGTCTCTATCTACCCAAAGAGTGGGTATCGAACCCGGCTCGCTGTCGCAAGGCGGGTATCCCGGAAGTTGAACGGAAACATCAAAGCAAGTCAGAGTTGGCGCTGGAGATGGTGCGTCATCAGAGGACGCTTGGCCTGCGTTTTGCCTGGGTGGGTGCAGATGGGGGATACGGGAAGGATCCGGCTTTTCTGAGGGGTTTGGAGGCGATGGGTGAAACCTTTGTGGTGGACATCCACAAAGACCAACAGGTCTACCTGGAAGATCCACAGCCGTTCATACCGGAGAGCACGACAACGCGCGGTCGTCGTCGAAGTCGTCTGCAAGCCCAGGCAGCCCGTCTGCGCGTTGACCAGTGGCTCAATGAGCAACGGGACAGCGAGTGGCAGCAAGTGGTATTACGGGATAGCAGCAAGGGCAAACTGCGCGTCGAGATCCTGCATCATCGGGTTTGGCTTTGGGATGGAAAAGAAGCCCAGGCACATCAATGGCACCTGATTGTACGACGAGAGGTCAATTCACCGGAGACGATTAAATACACCTTGTCGAATGCACCGGAAGAAACGCCATCCCATTGTCTTGCAAAGATGCAGGCGCAGCGGTTCTGGGTTGAGCGTTCGTTCCAGGATGGTAAGAGTGAATCAGGTCTTGCTGATTATCAGGCCCGTAAATGGAAATCCTGGCATCACCATATGGCCTTGGTCATGATGGCGATGTTATTCATGCTCGAAGAGCGAATTGTGCAAAAAGATGATCACCCCTTACTCAGTTGTTCAGACATCGAATCGCTATTGCGTGCCTTCCTGCCACGGCGAGATATTGAACGCGATGAAATACTACGGCAAATGACGAAACGGCATCGTAAACGACAAGCGGCTATCGACTCCCAATATCGAAAACAGACGCTGGAACAGTCGGTTGCCGGGTGA